A window of Gasterosteus aculeatus chromosome 9, fGasAcu3.hap1.1, whole genome shotgun sequence contains these coding sequences:
- the LOC120825716 gene encoding endonuclease V isoform X1: MSARSCAARRRTRPRCDVRTRKQNSATTRGSEQARLRLQVVEEDTEDWQRSPDFSGLERVGGVDLSFIKGDEVNACAQLVVLSYPDLEVLYEDSRMVTLTAPYIAGFLAFRETPFLLEALQRLERNQPKLRPQVVFVDGNGVFHYREFGLACHLGVLSGLPCVGVAKNLLQVQGVHKNEQHQSQIAALQKGGDSFPLTAASGKVLGKALRSSDRSCKPVYVSVGHKISVTTAVRLTHSCCRYRVPEPIRQADHRSREYLRTHVPSADTYDTKT, encoded by the exons atGAGCGCGCGCAGCTGTGCTGCGAGACGCAGGACGCGCCCTCGCTGTGACGTCAGAACGCGGAAGCAAAACAGTGCCACAACACGGGGAAG CGAGCAGGCCCGTCTCAGActgcaggtggtggaggaggacaccGAGGACTGGCAGCGAAGCCCGGACTTCTCGGGCCTGGAGAGAGTCGGAGGAGTGGACCTGTCTTTTATTAAAGGGGATGAGGTCAACGCCTGCGCCCAACTGGTGGTGCTCAGCTACCCCGACCTGGAG GTGCTCTACGAAGACAGTCGGATGGTGACCCTGACGGCTCCATACATAGCCGGCTTCCTGGCCTTCAGAGAAACCCCCTTCCTTCTGGAGGCTCTGCAGCGGctggagaggaaccagcccAAACTTCGGCCTCAG gtggtgtttgtggatgGAAATGGTGTCTTCCACTACAGAG AGTTCGGCCTGGCGTGTCACCTCGGCGTGCTGTCGGGGCTGCCGTGCGTGGGCGTGGCCAAGAACTTGCTGCAGGTACAGGGGGTGCACAAGAATGAACAGCACCAGTCacag ATCGCTGCTCTGCAGAAAGGAGGAGACAGCTTCCCACTCACAGCCGCCTCTGGCAAAGTGCTCGGAAAG GCACTGCGGAGCTCCGACAGGAGCTGTAAACCGGTGTACGTGTCCGTGGGCCACAAGATCAGCGTGACCACGGCTGTGCGCCTCACACACTCGTGCTGCCGCTACCGGGTCCCAGAGCCCATcagacag GCTGACCATCGCTCCAGAGAGTACCTTCGCACGCACGTCCCAAGTGCAGATACATACGACACAAAGACATGA
- the LOC120825716 gene encoding endonuclease V isoform X2 has translation MSAPPGEDLVNQWESEQARLRLQVVEEDTEDWQRSPDFSGLERVGGVDLSFIKGDEVNACAQLVVLSYPDLEVLYEDSRMVTLTAPYIAGFLAFRETPFLLEALQRLERNQPKLRPQVVFVDGNGVFHYREFGLACHLGVLSGLPCVGVAKNLLQVQGVHKNEQHQSQIAALQKGGDSFPLTAASGKVLGKALRSSDRSCKPVYVSVGHKISVTTAVRLTHSCCRYRVPEPIRQADHRSREYLRTHVPSADTYDTKT, from the exons ATGTCTGCTCCTCCCGGAGAAGATCTGGTCAACCAAtgggagag CGAGCAGGCCCGTCTCAGActgcaggtggtggaggaggacaccGAGGACTGGCAGCGAAGCCCGGACTTCTCGGGCCTGGAGAGAGTCGGAGGAGTGGACCTGTCTTTTATTAAAGGGGATGAGGTCAACGCCTGCGCCCAACTGGTGGTGCTCAGCTACCCCGACCTGGAG GTGCTCTACGAAGACAGTCGGATGGTGACCCTGACGGCTCCATACATAGCCGGCTTCCTGGCCTTCAGAGAAACCCCCTTCCTTCTGGAGGCTCTGCAGCGGctggagaggaaccagcccAAACTTCGGCCTCAG gtggtgtttgtggatgGAAATGGTGTCTTCCACTACAGAG AGTTCGGCCTGGCGTGTCACCTCGGCGTGCTGTCGGGGCTGCCGTGCGTGGGCGTGGCCAAGAACTTGCTGCAGGTACAGGGGGTGCACAAGAATGAACAGCACCAGTCacag ATCGCTGCTCTGCAGAAAGGAGGAGACAGCTTCCCACTCACAGCCGCCTCTGGCAAAGTGCTCGGAAAG GCACTGCGGAGCTCCGACAGGAGCTGTAAACCGGTGTACGTGTCCGTGGGCCACAAGATCAGCGTGACCACGGCTGTGCGCCTCACACACTCGTGCTGCCGCTACCGGGTCCCAGAGCCCATcagacag GCTGACCATCGCTCCAGAGAGTACCTTCGCACGCACGTCCCAAGTGCAGATACATACGACACAAAGACATGA
- the LOC120825716 gene encoding endonuclease V isoform X3, which produces MGEESVVLSSEQARLRLQVVEEDTEDWQRSPDFSGLERVGGVDLSFIKGDEVNACAQLVVLSYPDLEVLYEDSRMVTLTAPYIAGFLAFRETPFLLEALQRLERNQPKLRPQVVFVDGNGVFHYREFGLACHLGVLSGLPCVGVAKNLLQVQGVHKNEQHQSQIAALQKGGDSFPLTAASGKVLGKALRSSDRSCKPVYVSVGHKISVTTAVRLTHSCCRYRVPEPIRQADHRSREYLRTHVPSADTYDTKT; this is translated from the exons Atgggagag GAGTCTGTCGTCTTGTCCAGCGAGCAGGCCCGTCTCAGActgcaggtggtggaggaggacaccGAGGACTGGCAGCGAAGCCCGGACTTCTCGGGCCTGGAGAGAGTCGGAGGAGTGGACCTGTCTTTTATTAAAGGGGATGAGGTCAACGCCTGCGCCCAACTGGTGGTGCTCAGCTACCCCGACCTGGAG GTGCTCTACGAAGACAGTCGGATGGTGACCCTGACGGCTCCATACATAGCCGGCTTCCTGGCCTTCAGAGAAACCCCCTTCCTTCTGGAGGCTCTGCAGCGGctggagaggaaccagcccAAACTTCGGCCTCAG gtggtgtttgtggatgGAAATGGTGTCTTCCACTACAGAG AGTTCGGCCTGGCGTGTCACCTCGGCGTGCTGTCGGGGCTGCCGTGCGTGGGCGTGGCCAAGAACTTGCTGCAGGTACAGGGGGTGCACAAGAATGAACAGCACCAGTCacag ATCGCTGCTCTGCAGAAAGGAGGAGACAGCTTCCCACTCACAGCCGCCTCTGGCAAAGTGCTCGGAAAG GCACTGCGGAGCTCCGACAGGAGCTGTAAACCGGTGTACGTGTCCGTGGGCCACAAGATCAGCGTGACCACGGCTGTGCGCCTCACACACTCGTGCTGCCGCTACCGGGTCCCAGAGCCCATcagacag GCTGACCATCGCTCCAGAGAGTACCTTCGCACGCACGTCCCAAGTGCAGATACATACGACACAAAGACATGA